In Phlebotomus papatasi isolate M1 chromosome 1, Ppap_2.1, whole genome shotgun sequence, the following proteins share a genomic window:
- the LOC129805057 gene encoding TAR DNA-binding protein 43-like isoform X8: MSIEFLQVSEEEGEEPIELPVEEDGTLLLSTLQAQFPGTCGLKYRNPDSRAIRGVRLNEGRLHPPIPESGWGSQVYFCVFPKGAVTSIVENKRKSDDHLENSTAKTKRMETRLRCTDLIVLGLPWKTTEQSLREYFETFGEVLMAQVKKDIKSGQSKGFGFIRFGSYEAQMRVLAQRHLIDNRWCEVKVPNSKEGMVQQVPCKVFVGRCSEDLTADDLRDYFSKFGEVTDVFIPKPFRAFSFVTFLDPEVAQSLCGEDHIIKGVSVRVSNAAPKSEQNRNPNYTSGPPSHHQRGSVPPDPRNPINRQENISYPQSRGYMPNPPIQHNNGWNNQNRGNLDMPNLQALGINPQGQNPSNQGQNLNNPLGVGLNINALPMNPALVAAALNQWSLIGNLQNQNQEQGFGGSGGPNAQPGSSQGGNFLSWMSQGGGGGGGDGQQGGNQPWSRQQGGSGQPGPEHKQNFL; encoded by the exons ATGTCTATTGAGTTTCTGCAAGTGAGTGAGGAAGAGGGCGAGGAGCCCATTGAGTTGCCGGTGGAGGAGGATGGGACGCTTCTTCTGTCAACACTTCAGGCCCAATTTCCCGGTACATGTGGCCTCAAGTACCGCAATCCAGATTCACGCGCTATTCGTGGGGTGCGCCTCAATGAGGGTCGTCTCCATCCGCCCATTCCGGAAAGCGGATGGGGTAGCCAGGTGTACTTCTGTGTCTTCCCCAAAGGTG CCGTAACGTCCATTGTAGAGAATAAGAGGAAGAGTGATGATCATCTGGAGAATTCAACGGCTAAGACAAAGCGCATGGAAACGCGTTTACGATGCACTGACTTAATTGTCCTCGGGTTACCATGGAAGACCACTGAACAAAGTCTCAGGGAGTACTTTGAGACATTTGGTGAGGTGCTAATGGCTCAGGTGAAGAAAGACATTAAATCGGGACAGTCCAAGGGCTTTGGTTTTATACGTTTTGGCTCCTACGAAGCACAGATGCGAGTTCTGGCCCAGCGACATCTCATTGATAATCGCTGGTGCGAAGTTAAGGTACCCAATTCCAAGGAGGGTATGGTGCAGCAGGTTCCCTGCAAAGTGTTTGTCGGACGATGCTCTGAGGATCTCACAGCGGATGATTTGAGGGATTATTTCTCGAAATTTGGAGAAGTGACTGATGTCTTTATCCCAAAGCCTTTCCGTGCGTTTAGCTTTGTCACCTTCCTGGATCCCGAAGTGGCTCAGTCGCTATGTGGTGAGGATCACATTATAAAGGGTGTATCGGTGCGGGTGTCCAATGCAGCACCAAAGTCTGAACAGAATCGCAATCCCAATTACACCTCTGGACCACCGTCGCATCATCAACGCGGCTCTG TACCCCCAGATCCAAGAAATCCCATCAATAGACAGGAGAACATCTCCTATCCACAGAGTCGGGGCTACATGCCAAATCCCCCGATTCAGCATAATAATGGTTGGAATAATCAGAATCGTGGGAATTTGGATATGCCCAATCTTCAAGCACTTGGAATTAATCCACAGGGACAGAATCCATCAAATCAaggtcaaaatttaaataatcctCTTG GGGTTGGATTAAACATCAATGCACTTCCGATGAATCCGGCCCTCGTCGCCGCCGCCCTCAATCAATGGAGTCTCATTGGGAATCTACAAAATCAGAATCAGGAGCAGGGCTTTGGTGGCTCAGGTGGCCCCAATGCTCAGCCGGGATCATCACAAGGAGGGAACTTCCTTTCGTGGATGTCCCAAGGAGGTGGCGGTGGCGGCGGAGACGGCCAACAG GGTGGAAATCAACCCTGGTCGAGACAACAAGGAGGTTCCGGACAACCAGGTCCAGAACACAAGCAGAATTTTCTGTAA
- the LOC129805057 gene encoding TAR DNA-binding protein 43-like isoform X10 has product MSIEFLQVSEEEGEEPIELPVEEDGTLLLSTLQAQFPGTCGLKYRNPDSRAIRGVRLNEGRLHPPIPESGWGSQVYFCVFPKAVTSIVENKRKSDDHLENSTAKTKRMETRLRCTDLIVLGLPWKTTEQSLREYFETFGEVLMAQVKKDIKSGQSKGFGFIRFGSYEAQMRVLAQRHLIDNRWCEVKVPNSKEGMVQQVPCKVFVGRCSEDLTADDLRDYFSKFGEVTDVFIPKPFRAFSFVTFLDPEVAQSLCGEDHIIKGVSVRVSNAAPKSEQNRNPNYTSGPPSHHQRGSVPPDPRNPINRQENISYPQSRGYMPNPPIQHNNGWNNQNRGNLDMPNLQALGINPQGQNPSNQGQNLNNPLGVGLNINALPMNPALVAAALNQWSLIGNLQNQNQEQGFGGSGGPNAQPGSSQGGNFLSWMSQGGGGGGGDGQQGGNQPWSRQQGGSGQPGPEHKQNFL; this is encoded by the exons ATGTCTATTGAGTTTCTGCAAGTGAGTGAGGAAGAGGGCGAGGAGCCCATTGAGTTGCCGGTGGAGGAGGATGGGACGCTTCTTCTGTCAACACTTCAGGCCCAATTTCCCGGTACATGTGGCCTCAAGTACCGCAATCCAGATTCACGCGCTATTCGTGGGGTGCGCCTCAATGAGGGTCGTCTCCATCCGCCCATTCCGGAAAGCGGATGGGGTAGCCAGGTGTACTTCTGTGTCTTCCCCAAAG CCGTAACGTCCATTGTAGAGAATAAGAGGAAGAGTGATGATCATCTGGAGAATTCAACGGCTAAGACAAAGCGCATGGAAACGCGTTTACGATGCACTGACTTAATTGTCCTCGGGTTACCATGGAAGACCACTGAACAAAGTCTCAGGGAGTACTTTGAGACATTTGGTGAGGTGCTAATGGCTCAGGTGAAGAAAGACATTAAATCGGGACAGTCCAAGGGCTTTGGTTTTATACGTTTTGGCTCCTACGAAGCACAGATGCGAGTTCTGGCCCAGCGACATCTCATTGATAATCGCTGGTGCGAAGTTAAGGTACCCAATTCCAAGGAGGGTATGGTGCAGCAGGTTCCCTGCAAAGTGTTTGTCGGACGATGCTCTGAGGATCTCACAGCGGATGATTTGAGGGATTATTTCTCGAAATTTGGAGAAGTGACTGATGTCTTTATCCCAAAGCCTTTCCGTGCGTTTAGCTTTGTCACCTTCCTGGATCCCGAAGTGGCTCAGTCGCTATGTGGTGAGGATCACATTATAAAGGGTGTATCGGTGCGGGTGTCCAATGCAGCACCAAAGTCTGAACAGAATCGCAATCCCAATTACACCTCTGGACCACCGTCGCATCATCAACGCGGCTCTG TACCCCCAGATCCAAGAAATCCCATCAATAGACAGGAGAACATCTCCTATCCACAGAGTCGGGGCTACATGCCAAATCCCCCGATTCAGCATAATAATGGTTGGAATAATCAGAATCGTGGGAATTTGGATATGCCCAATCTTCAAGCACTTGGAATTAATCCACAGGGACAGAATCCATCAAATCAaggtcaaaatttaaataatcctCTTG GGGTTGGATTAAACATCAATGCACTTCCGATGAATCCGGCCCTCGTCGCCGCCGCCCTCAATCAATGGAGTCTCATTGGGAATCTACAAAATCAGAATCAGGAGCAGGGCTTTGGTGGCTCAGGTGGCCCCAATGCTCAGCCGGGATCATCACAAGGAGGGAACTTCCTTTCGTGGATGTCCCAAGGAGGTGGCGGTGGCGGCGGAGACGGCCAACAG GGTGGAAATCAACCCTGGTCGAGACAACAAGGAGGTTCCGGACAACCAGGTCCAGAACACAAGCAGAATTTTCTGTAA
- the LOC129805057 gene encoding TAR DNA-binding protein 43-like isoform X3, giving the protein MSIEFLQVSEEEGEEPIELPVEEDGTLLLSTLQAQFPGTCGLKYRNPDSRAIRGVRLNEGRLHPPIPESGWGSQVYFCVFPKGAVTSIVENKRKSDDHLENSTAKTKRMETRLRCTDLIVLGLPWKTTEQSLREYFETFGEVLMAQVKKDIKSGQSKGFGFIRFGSYEAQMRVLAQRHLIDNRWCEVKVPNSKEGMVQQVPCKVFVGRCSEDLTADDLRDYFSKFGEVTDVFIPKPFRAFSFVTFLDPEVAQSLCGEDHIIKGVSVRVSNAAPKSEQNRNPNYTSGPPSHHQRGSVPPDPRNPINRQENISYPQSRGYMPNPPIQHNNGWNNQNRGNLDMPNLQALGINPQGQNPSNQGQNLNNPLGVGLNINALPMNPALVAAALNQWSLIGNLQNQNQEQGFGGSGGPNAQPGSSQGGNFLSWMSQGGGGGGGDGQQQFQGGNQPWSRQQGGSGQPGPEHKQNFL; this is encoded by the exons ATGTCTATTGAGTTTCTGCAAGTGAGTGAGGAAGAGGGCGAGGAGCCCATTGAGTTGCCGGTGGAGGAGGATGGGACGCTTCTTCTGTCAACACTTCAGGCCCAATTTCCCGGTACATGTGGCCTCAAGTACCGCAATCCAGATTCACGCGCTATTCGTGGGGTGCGCCTCAATGAGGGTCGTCTCCATCCGCCCATTCCGGAAAGCGGATGGGGTAGCCAGGTGTACTTCTGTGTCTTCCCCAAAGGTG CCGTAACGTCCATTGTAGAGAATAAGAGGAAGAGTGATGATCATCTGGAGAATTCAACGGCTAAGACAAAGCGCATGGAAACGCGTTTACGATGCACTGACTTAATTGTCCTCGGGTTACCATGGAAGACCACTGAACAAAGTCTCAGGGAGTACTTTGAGACATTTGGTGAGGTGCTAATGGCTCAGGTGAAGAAAGACATTAAATCGGGACAGTCCAAGGGCTTTGGTTTTATACGTTTTGGCTCCTACGAAGCACAGATGCGAGTTCTGGCCCAGCGACATCTCATTGATAATCGCTGGTGCGAAGTTAAGGTACCCAATTCCAAGGAGGGTATGGTGCAGCAGGTTCCCTGCAAAGTGTTTGTCGGACGATGCTCTGAGGATCTCACAGCGGATGATTTGAGGGATTATTTCTCGAAATTTGGAGAAGTGACTGATGTCTTTATCCCAAAGCCTTTCCGTGCGTTTAGCTTTGTCACCTTCCTGGATCCCGAAGTGGCTCAGTCGCTATGTGGTGAGGATCACATTATAAAGGGTGTATCGGTGCGGGTGTCCAATGCAGCACCAAAGTCTGAACAGAATCGCAATCCCAATTACACCTCTGGACCACCGTCGCATCATCAACGCGGCTCTG TACCCCCAGATCCAAGAAATCCCATCAATAGACAGGAGAACATCTCCTATCCACAGAGTCGGGGCTACATGCCAAATCCCCCGATTCAGCATAATAATGGTTGGAATAATCAGAATCGTGGGAATTTGGATATGCCCAATCTTCAAGCACTTGGAATTAATCCACAGGGACAGAATCCATCAAATCAaggtcaaaatttaaataatcctCTTG GGGTTGGATTAAACATCAATGCACTTCCGATGAATCCGGCCCTCGTCGCCGCCGCCCTCAATCAATGGAGTCTCATTGGGAATCTACAAAATCAGAATCAGGAGCAGGGCTTTGGTGGCTCAGGTGGCCCCAATGCTCAGCCGGGATCATCACAAGGAGGGAACTTCCTTTCGTGGATGTCCCAAGGAGGTGGCGGTGGCGGCGGAGACGGCCAACAG caATTTCAGGGTGGAAATCAACCCTGGTCGAGACAACAAGGAGGTTCCGGACAACCAGGTCCAGAACACAAGCAGAATTTTCTGTAA
- the LOC129805057 gene encoding TAR DNA-binding protein 43-like isoform X21 has product MSIEFLQVSEEEGEEPIELPVEEDGTLLLSTLQAQFPGTCGLKYRNPDSRAIRGVRLNEGRLHPPIPESGWGSQVYFCVFPKGAVTSIVENKRKSDDHLENSTAKTKRMETRLRCTDLIVLGLPWKTTEQSLREYFETFGEVLMAQVKKDIKSGQSKGFGFIRFGSYEAQMRVLAQRHLIDNRWCEVKVPNSKEGMVQQVPCKVFVGRCSEDLTADDLRDYFSKFGEVTDVFIPKPFRAFSFVTFLDPEVAQSLCGEDHIIKGVSVRVSNAAPKSEQNRNPNYTSGPPSHHQRGSVPPDPRNPINRQENISYPQSRGYMPNPPIQHNNGWNNQNRGNLDMPNLQALGINPQGQNPSNQGVGLNINALPMNPALVAAALNQWSLIGNLQNQNQEQGFGGSGGPNAQPGSSQGGNFLSWMSQGGGGGGGDGQQGGNQPWSRQQGGSGQPGPEHKQNFL; this is encoded by the exons ATGTCTATTGAGTTTCTGCAAGTGAGTGAGGAAGAGGGCGAGGAGCCCATTGAGTTGCCGGTGGAGGAGGATGGGACGCTTCTTCTGTCAACACTTCAGGCCCAATTTCCCGGTACATGTGGCCTCAAGTACCGCAATCCAGATTCACGCGCTATTCGTGGGGTGCGCCTCAATGAGGGTCGTCTCCATCCGCCCATTCCGGAAAGCGGATGGGGTAGCCAGGTGTACTTCTGTGTCTTCCCCAAAGGTG CCGTAACGTCCATTGTAGAGAATAAGAGGAAGAGTGATGATCATCTGGAGAATTCAACGGCTAAGACAAAGCGCATGGAAACGCGTTTACGATGCACTGACTTAATTGTCCTCGGGTTACCATGGAAGACCACTGAACAAAGTCTCAGGGAGTACTTTGAGACATTTGGTGAGGTGCTAATGGCTCAGGTGAAGAAAGACATTAAATCGGGACAGTCCAAGGGCTTTGGTTTTATACGTTTTGGCTCCTACGAAGCACAGATGCGAGTTCTGGCCCAGCGACATCTCATTGATAATCGCTGGTGCGAAGTTAAGGTACCCAATTCCAAGGAGGGTATGGTGCAGCAGGTTCCCTGCAAAGTGTTTGTCGGACGATGCTCTGAGGATCTCACAGCGGATGATTTGAGGGATTATTTCTCGAAATTTGGAGAAGTGACTGATGTCTTTATCCCAAAGCCTTTCCGTGCGTTTAGCTTTGTCACCTTCCTGGATCCCGAAGTGGCTCAGTCGCTATGTGGTGAGGATCACATTATAAAGGGTGTATCGGTGCGGGTGTCCAATGCAGCACCAAAGTCTGAACAGAATCGCAATCCCAATTACACCTCTGGACCACCGTCGCATCATCAACGCGGCTCTG TACCCCCAGATCCAAGAAATCCCATCAATAGACAGGAGAACATCTCCTATCCACAGAGTCGGGGCTACATGCCAAATCCCCCGATTCAGCATAATAATGGTTGGAATAATCAGAATCGTGGGAATTTGGATATGCCCAATCTTCAAGCACTTGGAATTAATCCACAGGGACAGAATCCATCAAATCAag GGGTTGGATTAAACATCAATGCACTTCCGATGAATCCGGCCCTCGTCGCCGCCGCCCTCAATCAATGGAGTCTCATTGGGAATCTACAAAATCAGAATCAGGAGCAGGGCTTTGGTGGCTCAGGTGGCCCCAATGCTCAGCCGGGATCATCACAAGGAGGGAACTTCCTTTCGTGGATGTCCCAAGGAGGTGGCGGTGGCGGCGGAGACGGCCAACAG GGTGGAAATCAACCCTGGTCGAGACAACAAGGAGGTTCCGGACAACCAGGTCCAGAACACAAGCAGAATTTTCTGTAA
- the LOC129805057 gene encoding TAR DNA-binding protein 43-like isoform X17 gives MSIEFLQVSEEEGEEPIELPVEEDGTLLLSTLQAQFPGTCGLKYRNPDSRAIRGVRLNEGRLHPPIPESGWGSQVYFCVFPKGAVTSIVENKRKSDDHLENSTAKTKRMETRLRCTDLIVLGLPWKTTEQSLREYFETFGEVLMAQVKKDIKSGQSKGFGFIRFGSYEAQMRVLAQRHLIDNRWCEVKVPNSKEGMVQQVPCKVFVGRCSEDLTADDLRDYFSKFGEVTDVFIPKPFRAFSFVTFLDPEVAQSLCGEDHIIKGVSVRVSNAAPKSEQNRNPNYTSGPPSHHQRGSVPPDPRNPINRQENISYPQSRGYMPNPPIQHNNGWNNQNRGNLDMPNLQALGINPQGQNPSNQGVGLNINALPMNPALVAAALNQWSLIGNLQNQNQEQGFGGSGGPNAQPGSSQGGNFLSWMSQGGGGGGGDGQQVNNGGNQPWSRQQGGSGQPGPEHKQNFL, from the exons ATGTCTATTGAGTTTCTGCAAGTGAGTGAGGAAGAGGGCGAGGAGCCCATTGAGTTGCCGGTGGAGGAGGATGGGACGCTTCTTCTGTCAACACTTCAGGCCCAATTTCCCGGTACATGTGGCCTCAAGTACCGCAATCCAGATTCACGCGCTATTCGTGGGGTGCGCCTCAATGAGGGTCGTCTCCATCCGCCCATTCCGGAAAGCGGATGGGGTAGCCAGGTGTACTTCTGTGTCTTCCCCAAAGGTG CCGTAACGTCCATTGTAGAGAATAAGAGGAAGAGTGATGATCATCTGGAGAATTCAACGGCTAAGACAAAGCGCATGGAAACGCGTTTACGATGCACTGACTTAATTGTCCTCGGGTTACCATGGAAGACCACTGAACAAAGTCTCAGGGAGTACTTTGAGACATTTGGTGAGGTGCTAATGGCTCAGGTGAAGAAAGACATTAAATCGGGACAGTCCAAGGGCTTTGGTTTTATACGTTTTGGCTCCTACGAAGCACAGATGCGAGTTCTGGCCCAGCGACATCTCATTGATAATCGCTGGTGCGAAGTTAAGGTACCCAATTCCAAGGAGGGTATGGTGCAGCAGGTTCCCTGCAAAGTGTTTGTCGGACGATGCTCTGAGGATCTCACAGCGGATGATTTGAGGGATTATTTCTCGAAATTTGGAGAAGTGACTGATGTCTTTATCCCAAAGCCTTTCCGTGCGTTTAGCTTTGTCACCTTCCTGGATCCCGAAGTGGCTCAGTCGCTATGTGGTGAGGATCACATTATAAAGGGTGTATCGGTGCGGGTGTCCAATGCAGCACCAAAGTCTGAACAGAATCGCAATCCCAATTACACCTCTGGACCACCGTCGCATCATCAACGCGGCTCTG TACCCCCAGATCCAAGAAATCCCATCAATAGACAGGAGAACATCTCCTATCCACAGAGTCGGGGCTACATGCCAAATCCCCCGATTCAGCATAATAATGGTTGGAATAATCAGAATCGTGGGAATTTGGATATGCCCAATCTTCAAGCACTTGGAATTAATCCACAGGGACAGAATCCATCAAATCAag GGGTTGGATTAAACATCAATGCACTTCCGATGAATCCGGCCCTCGTCGCCGCCGCCCTCAATCAATGGAGTCTCATTGGGAATCTACAAAATCAGAATCAGGAGCAGGGCTTTGGTGGCTCAGGTGGCCCCAATGCTCAGCCGGGATCATCACAAGGAGGGAACTTCCTTTCGTGGATGTCCCAAGGAGGTGGCGGTGGCGGCGGAGACGGCCAACAGGTAAATAAT GGTGGAAATCAACCCTGGTCGAGACAACAAGGAGGTTCCGGACAACCAGGTCCAGAACACAAGCAGAATTTTCTGTAA
- the LOC129805057 gene encoding TAR DNA-binding protein 43-like isoform X27: MSIEFLQVSEEEGEEPIELPVEEDGTLLLSTLQAQFPGTCGLKYRNPDSRAIRGVRLNEGRLHPPIPESGWGSQVYFCVFPKGENKRKSDDHLENSTAKTKRMETRLRCTDLIVLGLPWKTTEQSLREYFETFGEVLMAQVKKDIKSGQSKGFGFIRFGSYEAQMRVLAQRHLIDNRWCEVKVPNSKEGMVQQVPCKVFVGRCSEDLTADDLRDYFSKFGEVTDVFIPKPFRAFSFVTFLDPEVAQSLCGEDHIIKGVSVRVSNAAPKSEQNRNPNYTSGPPSHHQRGSVPPDPRNPINRQENISYPQSRGYMPNPPIQHNNGWNNQNRGNLDMPNLQALGINPQGQNPSNQGVGLNINALPMNPALVAAALNQWSLIGNLQNQNQEQGFGGSGGPNAQPGSSQGGNFLSWMSQGGGGGGGDGQQGGNQPWSRQQGGSGQPGPEHKQNFL; encoded by the exons ATGTCTATTGAGTTTCTGCAAGTGAGTGAGGAAGAGGGCGAGGAGCCCATTGAGTTGCCGGTGGAGGAGGATGGGACGCTTCTTCTGTCAACACTTCAGGCCCAATTTCCCGGTACATGTGGCCTCAAGTACCGCAATCCAGATTCACGCGCTATTCGTGGGGTGCGCCTCAATGAGGGTCGTCTCCATCCGCCCATTCCGGAAAGCGGATGGGGTAGCCAGGTGTACTTCTGTGTCTTCCCCAAAGGTG AGAATAAGAGGAAGAGTGATGATCATCTGGAGAATTCAACGGCTAAGACAAAGCGCATGGAAACGCGTTTACGATGCACTGACTTAATTGTCCTCGGGTTACCATGGAAGACCACTGAACAAAGTCTCAGGGAGTACTTTGAGACATTTGGTGAGGTGCTAATGGCTCAGGTGAAGAAAGACATTAAATCGGGACAGTCCAAGGGCTTTGGTTTTATACGTTTTGGCTCCTACGAAGCACAGATGCGAGTTCTGGCCCAGCGACATCTCATTGATAATCGCTGGTGCGAAGTTAAGGTACCCAATTCCAAGGAGGGTATGGTGCAGCAGGTTCCCTGCAAAGTGTTTGTCGGACGATGCTCTGAGGATCTCACAGCGGATGATTTGAGGGATTATTTCTCGAAATTTGGAGAAGTGACTGATGTCTTTATCCCAAAGCCTTTCCGTGCGTTTAGCTTTGTCACCTTCCTGGATCCCGAAGTGGCTCAGTCGCTATGTGGTGAGGATCACATTATAAAGGGTGTATCGGTGCGGGTGTCCAATGCAGCACCAAAGTCTGAACAGAATCGCAATCCCAATTACACCTCTGGACCACCGTCGCATCATCAACGCGGCTCTG TACCCCCAGATCCAAGAAATCCCATCAATAGACAGGAGAACATCTCCTATCCACAGAGTCGGGGCTACATGCCAAATCCCCCGATTCAGCATAATAATGGTTGGAATAATCAGAATCGTGGGAATTTGGATATGCCCAATCTTCAAGCACTTGGAATTAATCCACAGGGACAGAATCCATCAAATCAag GGGTTGGATTAAACATCAATGCACTTCCGATGAATCCGGCCCTCGTCGCCGCCGCCCTCAATCAATGGAGTCTCATTGGGAATCTACAAAATCAGAATCAGGAGCAGGGCTTTGGTGGCTCAGGTGGCCCCAATGCTCAGCCGGGATCATCACAAGGAGGGAACTTCCTTTCGTGGATGTCCCAAGGAGGTGGCGGTGGCGGCGGAGACGGCCAACAG GGTGGAAATCAACCCTGGTCGAGACAACAAGGAGGTTCCGGACAACCAGGTCCAGAACACAAGCAGAATTTTCTGTAA
- the LOC129805057 gene encoding TAR DNA-binding protein 43-like isoform X1, whose protein sequence is MSIEFLQVSEEEGEEPIELPVEEDGTLLLSTLQAQFPGTCGLKYRNPDSRAIRGVRLNEGRLHPPIPESGWGSQVYFCVFPKGAVTSIVENKRKSDDHLENSTAKTKRMETRLRCTDLIVLGLPWKTTEQSLREYFETFGEVLMAQVKKDIKSGQSKGFGFIRFGSYEAQMRVLAQRHLIDNRWCEVKVPNSKEGMVQQVPCKVFVGRCSEDLTADDLRDYFSKFGEVTDVFIPKPFRAFSFVTFLDPEVAQSLCGEDHIIKGVSVRVSNAAPKSEQNRNPNYTSGPPSHHQRGSVPPDPRNPINRQENISYPQSRGYMPNPPIQHNNGWNNQNRGNLDMPNLQALGINPQGQNPSNQGQNLNNPLGVGLNINALPMNPALVAAALNQWSLIGNLQNQNQEQGFGGSGGPNAQPGSSQGGNFLSWMSQGGGGGGGDGQQVNNQFQGGNQPWSRQQGGSGQPGPEHKQNFL, encoded by the exons ATGTCTATTGAGTTTCTGCAAGTGAGTGAGGAAGAGGGCGAGGAGCCCATTGAGTTGCCGGTGGAGGAGGATGGGACGCTTCTTCTGTCAACACTTCAGGCCCAATTTCCCGGTACATGTGGCCTCAAGTACCGCAATCCAGATTCACGCGCTATTCGTGGGGTGCGCCTCAATGAGGGTCGTCTCCATCCGCCCATTCCGGAAAGCGGATGGGGTAGCCAGGTGTACTTCTGTGTCTTCCCCAAAGGTG CCGTAACGTCCATTGTAGAGAATAAGAGGAAGAGTGATGATCATCTGGAGAATTCAACGGCTAAGACAAAGCGCATGGAAACGCGTTTACGATGCACTGACTTAATTGTCCTCGGGTTACCATGGAAGACCACTGAACAAAGTCTCAGGGAGTACTTTGAGACATTTGGTGAGGTGCTAATGGCTCAGGTGAAGAAAGACATTAAATCGGGACAGTCCAAGGGCTTTGGTTTTATACGTTTTGGCTCCTACGAAGCACAGATGCGAGTTCTGGCCCAGCGACATCTCATTGATAATCGCTGGTGCGAAGTTAAGGTACCCAATTCCAAGGAGGGTATGGTGCAGCAGGTTCCCTGCAAAGTGTTTGTCGGACGATGCTCTGAGGATCTCACAGCGGATGATTTGAGGGATTATTTCTCGAAATTTGGAGAAGTGACTGATGTCTTTATCCCAAAGCCTTTCCGTGCGTTTAGCTTTGTCACCTTCCTGGATCCCGAAGTGGCTCAGTCGCTATGTGGTGAGGATCACATTATAAAGGGTGTATCGGTGCGGGTGTCCAATGCAGCACCAAAGTCTGAACAGAATCGCAATCCCAATTACACCTCTGGACCACCGTCGCATCATCAACGCGGCTCTG TACCCCCAGATCCAAGAAATCCCATCAATAGACAGGAGAACATCTCCTATCCACAGAGTCGGGGCTACATGCCAAATCCCCCGATTCAGCATAATAATGGTTGGAATAATCAGAATCGTGGGAATTTGGATATGCCCAATCTTCAAGCACTTGGAATTAATCCACAGGGACAGAATCCATCAAATCAaggtcaaaatttaaataatcctCTTG GGGTTGGATTAAACATCAATGCACTTCCGATGAATCCGGCCCTCGTCGCCGCCGCCCTCAATCAATGGAGTCTCATTGGGAATCTACAAAATCAGAATCAGGAGCAGGGCTTTGGTGGCTCAGGTGGCCCCAATGCTCAGCCGGGATCATCACAAGGAGGGAACTTCCTTTCGTGGATGTCCCAAGGAGGTGGCGGTGGCGGCGGAGACGGCCAACAGGTAAATAAT caATTTCAGGGTGGAAATCAACCCTGGTCGAGACAACAAGGAGGTTCCGGACAACCAGGTCCAGAACACAAGCAGAATTTTCTGTAA